The Benincasa hispida cultivar B227 chromosome 11, ASM972705v1, whole genome shotgun sequence genome has a segment encoding these proteins:
- the LOC120090571 gene encoding circumsporozoite protein-like — protein sequence MLPEPSQQKKRKVTISPRFEEKVIASPQEERSPSRKSQTPPPQPRENSPSNKNDDHKESLRLSVDLNKRPPAFEKPPTPEDYPLPISPIASRLPTPPPSPKSKSSPPRTTTNDPSLPMPTLEIGGRSSIGELVSVRPTKESSAMTPTLQRKLTLTMNGTNSFTMTSENQS from the coding sequence ATGCTTCCCGAGCCCTCTCAACAGAAAAAGCGGAAGGTGACCATTTCCccaagatttgaagaaaaggtGATTGCGTCACCCCAAGAAGAAAGGTCCCCTTCTCGCAAAAGCCAAACCCCGCCACCTCAACCTAGAGAAAACTCTCCCTCTAACAAAAATGATGATCATAAGGAGTCTCTTAGGCTGAGTGTTGATCTCAACAAGCGCCCTCCAGCCTTTGAGAAGCCCCCTACTCCTGAAGATTACCCTCTTCCTATCTCTCCCATCGCATCAAGATTACCAACACCACCACCCTCCCCTAAATCCAAATCTAGTCCACCACGTACCACGACTAATGACCCAAGCTTGCCAATGCCTACACTAGAAATAGGTGGCAGATCAAGCATTGGCGAGCTAGTGAGCGTCAGACCAACGAAGGAATCCAGTGCGATGACACCAACGCTCCAGAGGAAATTGACTCTGACGATGAATGGTACAAATTCCTTCACGATGACCTCCGAGAACCAATCTTAG